A genomic window from Sulfurimonas sp. hsl 1-7 includes:
- a CDS encoding B12-binding domain-containing radical SAM protein, with amino-acid sequence MKIVLSTLNSRYTHTSLALRYLYANMQELQNNTSIMEFSINDAMQSVAEKILDENPDILGLGVYIWNATQIHELIHIIKRVSPQTKIVLGGPEVSYEPFRVDFSDADYIIKGEGDVAFYELCKNIIENKEQERITPLSAPKLKEIELPYKYYSDEDIQNRYIYVEISRGCPFECEFCLSSMDEKVRAFDLEKVLEEFETLWQRGARAFKFVDRTFNLNMKAANMVLDFFLEKEPPYFAHFEVIPDHFPASLREKIKSFPHGALQLEIGIQTLNTEIANNISRQLKLDKIKENISFLENETSAHIHLDLIVGLPGESLESFGENLDAVKAMSSCEIQIGILKKLSGTYIDRHDETFGMVYSDIPPYDILKNNQLSFKEIQKMKRFARFWDILHNSGNFKNSVELLWKDESVFTNFYAFSLWVYEQTDATYKISLQRQGELLFKYLTECKKITPDIVADAMLSDMMKLKGRAVPNYLKPYSKDFTIDAKLGTSGFNKRQQ; translated from the coding sequence ATGAAAATAGTACTCTCAACTCTTAACTCCAGATATACACATACATCTTTGGCACTTCGCTATCTTTACGCAAATATGCAAGAGCTTCAAAACAATACATCCATTATGGAGTTCTCCATTAACGATGCTATGCAAAGCGTAGCCGAGAAAATTCTGGATGAAAACCCAGATATCTTAGGGCTTGGCGTATATATCTGGAATGCTACACAGATCCATGAACTTATTCACATTATAAAAAGAGTCTCTCCGCAAACAAAAATAGTTCTCGGCGGTCCGGAGGTAAGTTATGAGCCTTTTAGAGTAGACTTTAGTGACGCCGACTATATCATCAAAGGGGAAGGTGACGTCGCATTTTACGAACTTTGTAAAAATATTATTGAAAACAAAGAGCAAGAGAGGATCACACCCCTCTCGGCTCCGAAACTCAAAGAGATAGAACTCCCTTACAAATACTACAGCGACGAAGATATTCAAAACCGCTATATCTATGTCGAGATCTCACGCGGATGTCCTTTTGAGTGCGAATTTTGTCTCTCATCGATGGATGAAAAAGTACGTGCCTTTGATCTTGAAAAAGTGCTAGAGGAGTTTGAAACTCTTTGGCAGCGTGGTGCAAGAGCATTTAAGTTTGTCGATCGTACTTTCAACCTCAATATGAAAGCGGCAAATATGGTGCTTGATTTCTTTTTAGAAAAAGAGCCGCCCTACTTTGCACACTTCGAAGTGATCCCAGATCATTTTCCCGCATCACTCAGAGAAAAGATAAAATCGTTCCCTCACGGCGCACTGCAACTCGAAATTGGTATTCAAACACTCAATACGGAGATAGCAAACAATATATCTAGACAACTCAAACTTGATAAGATCAAAGAGAACATCAGCTTTTTAGAAAATGAAACCTCTGCACATATCCACCTTGATCTCATCGTCGGCTTACCTGGAGAAAGTTTAGAGAGCTTTGGAGAAAATCTCGATGCAGTTAAAGCTATGAGTTCATGCGAGATACAGATAGGGATACTAAAAAAGCTTTCAGGGACTTACATCGACAGACATGATGAAACTTTTGGAATGGTTTACAGCGATATACCGCCATACGATATACTCAAAAACAATCAGCTCTCTTTTAAAGAGATCCAAAAGATGAAACGCTTTGCCAGATTTTGGGATATACTCCACAACAGTGGAAACTTTAAAAACTCCGTTGAACTGTTATGGAAAGATGAGAGTGTCTTTACAAACTTTTATGCATTTAGTTTGTGGGTTTATGAGCAAACCGATGCAACATATAAGATCTCGTTACAAAGACAGGGTGAATTACTTTTTAAATATCTCACCGAGTGCAAAAAGATCACTCCAGATATTGTTGCAGATGCAATGTTAAGCGATATGATGAAACTCAAAGGCAGAGCAGTTCCAAACTATCTCAAACCATACAGTAAAGATTTTACGATCGATGCAAAGCTTGGAACATCGGGATTTAACAAAAGGCAGCAATAA
- a CDS encoding SIR2 family NAD-dependent protein deacylase, with product MAKVVVLSGAGISAESGISTFRESDGLWAQYSVEDICTAGCLISNREETIAFYDKRRTELADKEPNHAHKVLANLKNRYKDDLAIITQNVDNLFERAGIEPDDLVHLHGELTKVECESCSHIYDIGYNKLSEVNNGECIACGSDQVRPYIVMFGEMAPEYETLDKEIQDCSLLVVIGTSGMVLGVNTIAHFVERSILNNLAPSEAINDAYFDKVFYDKVTHVIDEIAFEIEDLLIEE from the coding sequence ATGGCTAAAGTTGTTGTTTTGAGTGGAGCAGGAATTAGTGCCGAAAGCGGCATATCTACCTTTAGAGAGAGTGACGGGCTCTGGGCTCAATACTCCGTAGAAGATATATGCACGGCCGGATGTCTTATAAGCAACAGGGAAGAGACGATTGCATTTTATGACAAAAGACGCACAGAATTAGCAGATAAAGAACCAAACCACGCCCATAAAGTTTTAGCCAATCTCAAAAACAGATACAAAGATGATCTAGCCATAATCACACAAAACGTAGATAACCTTTTTGAAAGAGCCGGCATTGAACCCGATGATCTTGTCCATCTCCACGGCGAACTCACAAAAGTGGAATGTGAATCGTGCTCTCACATCTACGATATAGGGTATAACAAACTCTCAGAAGTAAATAATGGTGAATGTATAGCGTGCGGGAGCGATCAGGTGCGCCCCTATATCGTTATGTTTGGGGAGATGGCACCCGAATATGAAACACTCGATAAAGAGATACAAGACTGCTCTTTGTTAGTTGTTATAGGAACAAGCGGAATGGTTCTGGGAGTAAATACAATAGCCCACTTTGTAGAGCGCTCTATTCTTAACAATCTGGCACCGAGTGAAGCTATCAACGATGCATATTTTGACAAAGTATTTTACGATAAAGTGACCCATGTAATTGACGAAATCGCTTTTGAGATAGAAGACCTTCTTATAGAGGAGTGA
- a CDS encoding FmdE family protein, producing MCNPLNKLEYPDFFDTIETVKLRDPLADFLGALEDGYVEFSYLDVVKSAGHSCPSVAGAYLMALCGLKELYKDTLPVRGEIKVCFRGDSLEGVNGVIANVFTQITGATQSFGFKGIAGNFARDKLLYFNEAIKGEIKLTNITNGRSVEVRYTPEKIAIEPRQKELMEKIIKKSASIEEQKEFKILWQARVQKIFSDIDEVIEVITPL from the coding sequence ATGTGCAATCCACTAAATAAATTAGAGTATCCTGACTTTTTCGACACAATTGAGACTGTGAAGTTAAGAGATCCTCTTGCAGATTTTCTTGGGGCATTGGAAGATGGTTATGTAGAGTTTAGCTATTTGGATGTTGTCAAAAGTGCAGGGCATAGTTGTCCCAGTGTAGCTGGAGCTTATTTGATGGCTTTATGCGGTTTAAAAGAACTTTACAAAGATACACTTCCTGTACGAGGGGAGATAAAAGTTTGTTTTAGAGGTGATTCTTTAGAAGGTGTTAACGGTGTGATCGCAAATGTTTTCACACAGATCACAGGTGCTACACAGAGCTTTGGCTTTAAAGGAATAGCAGGAAACTTTGCTAGGGATAAGTTACTCTATTTTAATGAGGCGATCAAAGGTGAGATCAAATTAACAAACATTACAAACGGTAGAAGCGTAGAGGTTAGATATACTCCTGAGAAAATAGCCATAGAACCAAGACAAAAAGAGTTAATGGAAAAGATCATAAAAAAAAGTGCTTCAATAGAGGAGCAAAAGGAGTTTAAAATACTTTGGCAAGCAAGAGTGCAAAAGATTTTTTCCGATATTGACGAAGTGATAGAGGTGATCACTCCTCTATAA
- a CDS encoding bacteriohemerythrin: MLIEKENMPLVAMDFMNETHTEDLDIINELFELVLAYEDSPTLENKKRVDNLYSKWFAHTIEHFRAEEIMMEEKKFPPYPMHKGEHENALRVMDEVFRQWQAEQDINILKNYMSEHLVPWLINHINTMDTVTARFFQSGVSPCAIH; this comes from the coding sequence ATGTTAATAGAGAAAGAGAATATGCCATTAGTTGCTATGGATTTTATGAATGAGACCCATACAGAAGATTTAGATATTATTAATGAGCTTTTTGAGCTTGTATTGGCATATGAGGACTCACCAACTTTAGAGAATAAAAAAAGGGTAGATAACCTTTATAGTAAATGGTTCGCACATACTATTGAACATTTTCGTGCTGAAGAGATAATGATGGAAGAAAAAAAATTCCCTCCGTATCCTATGCATAAAGGGGAGCATGAAAATGCCCTCAGAGTAATGGATGAGGTGTTTCGTCAATGGCAGGCAGAACAGGATATAAATATTTTGAAAAATTACATGAGCGAACATTTAGTGCCTTGGCTGATAAACCATATTAATACCATGGATACCGTTACTGCAAGATTTTTTCAATCAGGTGTAAGTCCATGTGCAATCCACTAA
- a CDS encoding Crp/Fnr family transcriptional regulator yields the protein MYEKKLKELYLFNSLNDDEIKSIESMTLIKKLQKGEILFYEGEQANSFYILLEGDLKLYKTNAKANEIVLHHFQEPTMLAEMATIEDVPFPATACAQMDNTLVALIPKEKFLTLLENIPQLSWHIIKSLTHKIKSLEKSINRNLVYDATTKVCSLIEENPNIFHTKKNVEIATMLNITPETLSRTLRKLKDLGVLDENNNLADPKKLEMVLN from the coding sequence ATGTATGAGAAAAAATTAAAAGAGCTCTATCTATTTAACTCCCTCAATGATGATGAGATAAAATCTATAGAATCTATGACGCTGATCAAAAAACTGCAAAAGGGTGAGATACTTTTTTATGAGGGCGAGCAAGCAAACTCGTTTTATATCCTTTTAGAGGGTGATCTTAAACTGTACAAAACCAATGCGAAAGCAAATGAGATCGTACTCCATCACTTTCAAGAACCTACTATGCTAGCCGAGATGGCAACTATTGAAGATGTCCCTTTTCCTGCTACGGCTTGTGCACAGATGGATAATACGCTTGTTGCGCTCATACCCAAAGAAAAGTTTTTAACTCTCTTAGAAAATATACCTCAACTCTCATGGCACATTATAAAGTCACTTACACATAAAATTAAAAGCCTTGAAAAGTCGATCAATAGAAATCTCGTATATGATGCAACAACAAAAGTGTGCTCGTTGATCGAAGAAAATCCAAATATTTTTCACACCAAAAAAAATGTGGAAATAGCTACTATGTTAAACATTACTCCCGAAACTCTCTCAAGAACACTGAGAAAACTCAAAGATCTCGGCGTCTTGGATGAGAACAATAATCTTGCAGATCCAAAAAAACTGGAAATGGTTTTAAACTAA